The Burkholderia mallei ATCC 23344 genome has a window encoding:
- a CDS encoding IS3-like element IS407 family transposase (programmed frameshift), producing the protein MKKRFTEQQIIGFLKEAEAGMPVKELCRKHGFSDASFYTWRAKFGGMEVSEARRLKGLEVENARLKKLLAEAMLDMEALKVVVKGKPLSPQAKREAVLAIREKVNISERRACRLVGLSRSVLHYDAKPDHENEVLAARLVKLAHERRRFGYRRLHALVEREGTHANHKRIYRLYREAGLAVRRRRKRHGVMIEREQLALPGAPNEVWSIDFVMDALSNGRRVKCLTVVDDFTKEAVDIVVDHGISGLYVARALDRAARFRGYPKAVRTDQGPEFTSRALDQWAYANGVTLKLIQAGKPTQNAYIESFNGKFRDECLNEHWFTTLAHARAVIAAWRQDYNEQRPHSALNYLAPSEFAAKHRATADAPAAFQELV; encoded by the exons ATGAAGAAGCGCTTTACGGAACAGCAAATCATCGGGTTTCTGAAGGAAGCCGAGGCCGGTATGCCGGTCAAGGAACTGTGCAGGAAGCATGGGTTCAGTGACGCGTCGTTCTACACCTGGCGCGCGAAGTTCGGCGGCATGGAAGTCTCGGAAGCCCGCCGGCTCAAGGGCCTCGAGGTGGAGAATGCCCGACTGAAGAAACTGCTGGCCGAAGCAATGCTCGATATGGAAGCGTTGAAGGTTGTCGTCAAGGGAAAGC CCCTGAGCCCGCAAGCCAAACGCGAAGCAGTGTTGGCGATTCGGGAGAAGGTCAACATCTCCGAGCGCCGCGCCTGCCGGCTTGTCGGGCTTTCTCGCAGCGTGCTGCATTACGACGCGAAGCCGGACCACGAGAATGAGGTGCTCGCGGCGCGTCTGGTGAAGTTGGCGCACGAACGTCGTCGATTCGGCTACCGCCGACTGCACGCCCTGGTGGAACGCGAAGGCACGCACGCCAATCACAAGCGCATCTATCGCCTGTACCGTGAGGCAGGGCTGGCTGTGCGGCGCCGTCGCAAGCGCCACGGCGTCATGATTGAGCGCGAGCAACTGGCATTGCCGGGCGCACCCAACGAGGTATGGTCAATCGATTTCGTGATGGATGCGCTTTCCAACGGCCGGCGCGTGAAGTGCCTGACCGTCGTCGACGATTTCACGAAAGAGGCTGTCGACATCGTCGTCGACCATGGCATCTCAGGTTTGTATGTCGCTCGGGCATTGGACCGTGCAGCTCGCTTCCGTGGCTATCCCAAGGCGGTGCGAACAGACCAGGGACCCGAATTTACGAGCCGCGCGCTTGACCAGTGGGCGTATGCGAACGGCGTCACGCTGAAGTTGATTCAGGCGGGCAAGCCCACGCAGAATGCGTACATCGAATCGTTCAACGGCAAGTTCCGCGACGAATGCCTTAACGAGCACTGGTTCACGACGCTCGCGCACGCTCGGGCAGTCATCGCGGCATGGCGTCAGGACTACAACGAGCAAAGGCCGCACAGCGCACTGAACTACCTTGCGCCGTCAGAGTTTGCGGCGAAACATCGGGCAACCGCGGACGCTCCTGCCGCTTTCCAGGAGTTGGTTTAA
- a CDS encoding L-carnitine dehydrogenase translates to MAVITKIDTFAAIGAGVIGSGWVARALANGLDVLAWDPAEDAEMQLRANVENAWPALERAGLAPGASPARLHFVPTIEACVADADFVQESAPEREALKLELHERISRAAKPDAIIASSTSGLLPTDFYARAHRPERCIVGHPFNPVYLLPLVEVLGGERTAPDTVDAALGIYRALGMRPLRVRKEVPGFIADRLLEALWREALHLVDEGVATTGEIDDAIRFGAGIRWSFMGTFLTYTLAGGEAGMRHFMQQFGPALELPWTKLVAPKLTDALIDRVVEGTAEQQGPRSIKALERYRDECITEVIAAIAAVKARHGMRYED, encoded by the coding sequence ATGGCTGTCATCACCAAAATCGACACGTTCGCCGCGATCGGCGCGGGCGTCATCGGCAGCGGCTGGGTTGCGCGCGCGCTCGCGAACGGGCTCGACGTGCTCGCGTGGGATCCCGCCGAAGATGCGGAAATGCAGTTGCGCGCGAACGTCGAGAACGCATGGCCCGCGCTCGAGCGCGCCGGCCTGGCGCCTGGCGCGTCGCCGGCACGCCTGCATTTCGTGCCGACGATCGAGGCGTGCGTCGCCGACGCGGATTTCGTGCAGGAAAGCGCGCCCGAGCGCGAGGCGCTGAAGCTCGAACTGCACGAGCGGATCAGTCGCGCGGCGAAGCCCGATGCGATCATCGCGTCGTCGACGTCGGGCCTGTTGCCGACGGATTTCTACGCGCGCGCGCATCGTCCCGAGCGCTGCATCGTCGGGCATCCGTTCAATCCGGTCTATCTGCTGCCGCTCGTCGAAGTGCTGGGCGGCGAGCGCACCGCGCCCGACACCGTCGACGCGGCGCTCGGCATCTATCGCGCGCTCGGCATGCGGCCGCTGCGCGTGCGCAAGGAAGTGCCGGGCTTCATCGCCGATCGCCTGCTCGAAGCGCTGTGGCGCGAGGCGCTGCACCTCGTCGACGAAGGCGTCGCGACGACGGGCGAGATCGACGATGCGATCCGTTTCGGCGCGGGCATCCGCTGGTCGTTCATGGGCACGTTCCTCACGTATACACTGGCGGGCGGCGAGGCCGGCATGCGTCACTTCATGCAGCAGTTCGGTCCCGCGCTGGAGCTGCCGTGGACCAAGCTCGTCGCGCCGAAGCTGACCGATGCGCTGATCGACCGCGTCGTCGAGGGCACCGCCGAGCAGCAAGGACCCCGAAGCATCAAGGCGCTCGAACGCTATCGGGACGAATGCATCACCGAAGTGATCGCGGCGATCGCCGCAGTGAAGGCGCGCCACGGCATGCGCTACGAGGATTGA
- a CDS encoding 3-keto-5-aminohexanoate cleavage protein translates to MNQEVIVTCAVTGAGDTVGKHPAIPVTPKQIADAAIEAAKAGATVAHCHVRDPLTGRGSRDPRLYREVVDRIRSADVDVVINLTAGMGGDLEIGAGENPMRFGKGTDLVGGLTRLVHVEELLPEICTLDCGTLNFGDGDYIYVSTPAQLRAGAKRIQALGVKPELEIFDTGHLWFAKQLLKEGLLDDPPLFQLCLGIPWGAPADTGTMKAMVDNLPAGAHWAGFGIGRMQMPMLAQAMLLGGHVRVGLEDNLWLDRGVHATNGSLVERARQIVERLGARVLTPAEGRRKLGLPPRGERPLERRAMTEYV, encoded by the coding sequence ATGAACCAGGAAGTGATTGTGACATGCGCGGTGACGGGCGCGGGCGACACCGTCGGCAAGCATCCCGCGATACCCGTCACGCCCAAGCAGATCGCCGATGCGGCGATCGAGGCCGCGAAGGCGGGCGCGACGGTCGCGCATTGCCACGTGCGCGATCCGCTCACGGGGCGCGGCAGCCGCGATCCGCGGCTGTACCGCGAGGTGGTCGACCGGATCCGCTCGGCCGACGTCGACGTCGTCATCAATCTGACGGCCGGCATGGGCGGCGATCTCGAGATCGGTGCGGGCGAGAACCCGATGCGCTTCGGCAAGGGCACGGACCTCGTCGGCGGGCTGACGCGGCTCGTGCATGTCGAGGAACTGCTGCCCGAGATCTGCACGCTCGATTGCGGCACGCTGAATTTCGGCGACGGCGATTACATCTACGTGTCGACGCCCGCGCAACTGCGCGCGGGCGCGAAGCGGATCCAGGCGCTGGGCGTGAAGCCGGAGCTCGAGATCTTCGACACGGGCCACCTGTGGTTCGCGAAGCAGTTGCTGAAGGAAGGGCTTCTCGACGATCCGCCGCTCTTCCAGCTCTGCCTCGGCATTCCGTGGGGCGCGCCCGCCGACACCGGCACGATGAAGGCGATGGTCGACAACCTGCCTGCCGGCGCGCATTGGGCGGGCTTCGGCATCGGCCGGATGCAGATGCCGATGCTCGCGCAGGCGATGCTGCTCGGCGGCCACGTGCGCGTCGGCCTCGAGGACAACCTGTGGCTCGACCGCGGCGTGCACGCGACGAACGGCTCGCTCGTCGAGCGTGCGCGGCAGATCGTCGAGCGTCTCGGCGCGCGCGTGCTGACGCCCGCCGAGGGGCGCCGCAAGCTCGGCCTGCCGCCGCGCGGCGAGCGGCCGCTCGAGCGGCGCGCGATGACCGAATACGTATAG
- a CDS encoding DUF4148 domain-containing protein gives MKSLVYAVVAASALTASFGAFAQSSQPLTRAQVRAELVQLEKAGYHPGVSSPYYPEDIQAAQARVQGADTSGYGAQAAPVAHVGAPVAAAPRSPRESIYFGQ, from the coding sequence ATGAAATCGCTCGTTTACGCTGTCGTCGCCGCTTCCGCCCTGACCGCCTCGTTCGGTGCGTTCGCGCAATCCAGCCAGCCGCTGACCCGTGCGCAAGTGCGCGCGGAACTGGTCCAGCTCGAGAAGGCCGGCTATCACCCGGGCGTGTCGAGCCCGTACTATCCGGAAGACATCCAGGCCGCCCAGGCCCGCGTGCAAGGCGCCGACACGAGCGGCTACGGTGCGCAGGCCGCGCCTGTCGCGCATGTCGGCGCGCCCGTCGCGGCGGCGCCCCGCTCGCCGCGCGAATCGATCTACTTCGGTCAGTAA
- a CDS encoding choline ABC transporter substrate-binding protein, with translation MKSTTTFVFGAALAAACALPSQSFAQDSAACRNVRFADIGWTDITSTTALASLLFDGLGYKPTTTIASVPISFAGLKSRQLDVSLGYWWPVQQHQLQPFLDSKSISVVEPPNLSGAKATLAVPSYVYQAGLKSFDDIAKHRAELDGKIYGIEPGSSANATIQKMIDTNQYGLGGFKLVESSEAGMLVTVERAIRDKKWVVFLGWEPHPMNIQIGMNYLSGGDAAFGPNYGEARVYTLTSPDYMARCPNAGKLVGNLRFTTQMENQLMQAVMNKVKPAEAAKAYIRKNPQVLDVWLAGVKTYDGKDGLAAVKAYLGL, from the coding sequence ATGAAGTCCACCACGACATTCGTATTCGGCGCGGCGCTCGCCGCGGCATGCGCGCTGCCGTCGCAATCCTTCGCGCAGGACTCGGCCGCCTGCCGCAACGTGCGCTTCGCGGACATCGGCTGGACCGACATCACGTCGACGACGGCGCTCGCGTCGCTGCTGTTCGACGGTCTAGGCTACAAGCCGACGACGACGATCGCGTCCGTGCCGATTTCGTTCGCAGGACTCAAGAGCAGGCAGCTCGACGTATCGCTCGGCTACTGGTGGCCGGTGCAGCAGCATCAGTTGCAGCCGTTCCTCGATTCGAAATCGATCTCGGTGGTCGAGCCGCCGAACCTGTCGGGCGCGAAGGCGACGCTCGCGGTGCCGAGCTACGTGTACCAGGCCGGGCTGAAATCGTTCGACGACATCGCGAAGCATCGCGCCGAGCTCGACGGCAAGATCTACGGGATCGAGCCCGGCAGCAGCGCGAACGCGACGATCCAGAAGATGATCGACACGAACCAGTACGGGCTCGGCGGCTTCAAGCTCGTCGAATCGAGCGAGGCGGGGATGCTCGTCACGGTCGAGCGCGCGATTCGCGACAAGAAGTGGGTCGTGTTCCTCGGCTGGGAGCCGCATCCGATGAACATCCAGATCGGCATGAACTACCTGTCGGGCGGCGACGCGGCGTTCGGCCCGAACTACGGCGAAGCGCGCGTGTACACGCTGACGTCGCCCGATTACATGGCGCGCTGCCCGAACGCGGGCAAGCTCGTCGGCAATCTGCGCTTCACCACGCAAATGGAAAACCAGCTGATGCAGGCGGTGATGAACAAGGTGAAGCCCGCGGAAGCGGCGAAGGCGTACATCCGAAAGAATCCGCAAGTGCTCGATGTGTGGCTTGCCGGCGTGAAGACCTACGACGGCAAGGACGGGCTGGCTGCGGTGAAGGCTTATCTGGGGCTCTGA
- a CDS encoding alpha/beta hydrolase has translation MLEPTIEAFVARVAAWYPDDAATRPIAEQRALYERFAAAWTPALPADVDTRDARLGAFGDGREIRLRRYRSRCAAACGTVLFFHGGGFVVGSLDSHALMTARIAADTGLDVIAVDYRLAPEHRAPAAFDDCLAVTLAALDGRLPFESIALPLRLAGDSAGGMLAASVATALRDGGRIGRDGGGRAGGGVCAVALVYPMLGFEPQAPARDTHAHAPMLTLDDVHAYRRHYWGDAGAPPGALPLDARRFDGLPPVLAIGAEHDPLRDDARVYAERIRSAGGAARFWCGDGLVHGCWRALDTSAQAARMHRAVCEFLLAPDG, from the coding sequence ATGCTGGAGCCGACCATCGAGGCGTTCGTCGCGCGCGTCGCCGCGTGGTATCCGGACGATGCGGCGACGCGGCCGATCGCCGAGCAGCGCGCGCTATACGAGCGTTTCGCCGCGGCATGGACGCCGGCGCTGCCGGCGGATGTCGACACGCGCGATGCGCGGCTCGGCGCGTTCGGCGACGGCCGCGAGATCCGGCTGCGGCGCTATCGGTCGCGGTGCGCCGCCGCGTGCGGGACCGTGCTGTTCTTTCACGGCGGCGGCTTCGTCGTCGGCTCGCTCGACAGCCACGCGCTCATGACGGCCCGCATCGCGGCGGATACCGGGCTCGACGTGATCGCCGTCGACTACCGGCTCGCTCCCGAGCATCGTGCGCCGGCCGCGTTCGACGATTGTCTGGCGGTGACCCTGGCCGCGCTCGACGGCCGGCTACCGTTCGAATCGATCGCGCTGCCGCTGCGGCTTGCCGGCGACAGCGCGGGCGGCATGCTCGCGGCGTCGGTGGCCACGGCGCTGCGCGACGGCGGACGCATCGGGCGTGACGGCGGCGGTCGAGCGGGCGGAGGCGTTTGCGCGGTCGCGCTCGTTTATCCGATGCTCGGTTTCGAGCCGCAGGCCCCTGCGCGCGATACGCACGCGCATGCGCCGATGCTCACGCTCGACGATGTCCACGCATATCGCCGCCACTATTGGGGCGATGCCGGGGCGCCGCCCGGCGCGCTGCCGCTCGACGCGCGGCGCTTCGACGGCTTGCCGCCCGTGCTGGCGATCGGCGCGGAGCACGATCCGTTGCGCGACGACGCGCGCGTCTATGCCGAGCGCATTCGCTCGGCGGGCGGCGCCGCGCGATTCTGGTGCGGCGACGGGCTCGTGCACGGTTGCTGGCGCGCGCTCGACACGAGCGCGCAAGCGGCGCGGATGCATCGGGCCGTGTGCGAATTCCTGCTTGCGCCCGACGGATGA
- a CDS encoding thioesterase family protein: MTTAGMQATELTIHRDTVRAEWVDYNGHLRDAFYLLIFSFATDALLDAIGLDDAARRARGRSVYTLEAHVNYLREIKEGTRVRVDARVLAHDAKRLHLYLEMFAAGIDGAVSASEQMLLHVDTGGPKAAPFDADVAERIANLHALQRAHPAPAYAGRVIGLPARR, translated from the coding sequence ATGACGACGGCCGGGATGCAAGCGACCGAACTGACGATTCACCGCGACACGGTGCGCGCGGAATGGGTGGATTACAACGGCCACCTGCGCGACGCGTTCTATCTGCTGATCTTCAGCTTCGCGACCGACGCGTTGCTCGATGCGATCGGTCTCGACGACGCGGCGCGTCGCGCGCGCGGCCGCTCCGTCTATACGCTCGAAGCGCACGTCAACTATCTGCGCGAGATCAAGGAGGGCACGCGCGTGCGGGTCGACGCGCGCGTGCTCGCGCACGACGCGAAGCGGCTGCATCTGTATCTCGAGATGTTCGCGGCGGGCATCGACGGCGCGGTGTCGGCGAGCGAGCAGATGCTGCTGCACGTCGATACGGGCGGACCGAAGGCCGCGCCGTTCGACGCCGACGTCGCCGAGCGGATCGCGAATCTGCATGCGCTGCAGCGCGCGCATCCCGCGCCGGCGTACGCCGGGCGCGTGATCGGCCTGCCCGCGCGCCGCTGA